The segment GGATGCAGTTTGTAAAAAATGATATTTAGAAAATTAAGGAGATTAAAAATGTTTAAATTAAAATCAAAAAGAAAACTAAGGAGAGTTTATAGACCATGACTATAACAAACAAAACAAACTTCCGGTATTCAAATGCTATTACCAGTGGCATACTGAGTATCGTAGCTGCAGGTATTTCTATCCTGTTCATCGTTGGGGTTTTAATTATTGAATATATCAGATATTATGCAGGTGATATTCCTTCCCCTCCTGGCATCGCCTATTTTATTGCCTTCGGGGGATTAAGGCTAATCGCACTGATTGCGAGCATACTTGCTATTACAGGCGGTATATATTCTATAAAGAGGAAAAATCAATGGATTGCTATGGCCGGGGTTACCGCCTCCATTTTTTGCTACCCTGCGATGATTTTAGGTATTGTAGCTACGATTATGCTGGCAATATCGATATTTAGAAAAGAATTTAAAATAGAAGCATTATGAAGTATAAAATGTGTACAAGATAATTATAGCGATAGGTTTAATAATGCCTTTGTTTTTTATCGCATCTTGCTACAAAAAAAGTCAAATAGATTATATTGAACCGAAAACTCAGAATGACAAGTTATAAACGTCTTTACGAGGAGCGAGCCCTTAGCGAGTGACGTGGCAATCTCCAAGGAATTTAATCTATATGAGATTCTTCGCTTCGCTCTGAAAAACAGTGGAGTTTATTTATTAGAGATTGCTTCGCCTTACCTACAGGAATGGTCTCGCAAAGACAAGGTATCCCCCCAGCCGTTCATGTCCTTCGTCAGGCTCAGAGCGAACGAGAAAAGATAAACCACAATGCCAAAAAATATTCCCCTATCTTCTTCCTTGTGTTAGAATTAAACACACTTTAATAAAGTTCACCTATTTCCAAGGAAGTAAAATGAATTCATCCGAAGAGTTTGCCGGTCAGACCCTGCGTATTATCGATGCCAACTTAAACCGCATCGGTGAGAGTTTACGCTTGCTTGAAGATATCGCCAGGTTGATTCTTAATGATGCCACTCTATCAAGACAGTTAAAAGAAATGCGGCACGACCTTGAGGATGTCGATTTTACCTTCAAAAAACAACTAATCCAAGCCAGACAAGCCAACTCCGACGTCGGCGCCGACATAAAAGTAGAACAACAACTCGAAAAGAGAAGCTTACATACATCGGTTATTGCCAACTGCCGCCGTATCGAACAATCGTTAAGGGTTATCGAAGAACTCGCCAAAACCCCCGGAATTGAGTTAAACCCTGCCGATTTTGAAAAAGCCCGCTTTCAACTTTACACTACGGAAAAGACAATTATTTCTAAATTACTCCGTAAAGATAAATCCGCTAAAATCAACGGGCGGGTTGTTATTATTGATACCGCCTACGTTAAAAATGAAAACCTGACAGAAGTTGCAAAGCAAGCCCTGAACAGCGAAGCTAAAATTATTCTGTTAAGCGATAAAACCACACCTAAAGACAAACTGCTGCAAGAAGTCATTGAAATTGGCAAGTTATGTAAAGAATACAATGCCCTGTTTATAATTAAGGGTCATATTGATATCGCAATCGCTTCGGACGCCGACGGGATTCATATCGGGGCTGAGGATATCCCCATAGCGACAGCACGTAAGCTGCTGCCAATAGATAAAATAATCGGTTACACCGTCAAAACCTCCCAAGAAGCCCTTTTTGCCGAGCAAGAAGGAGCAGATTATATTGCTCTTTCGGCAATTTTTGACCATGATTTCAAAACAGATACAGAACCCGCCCGAGCTAAGAATTTACATTGCATAAAAGAAAAAACAGGTCTGCCGATAGTTGGACTGGATAACATAATTTATGATAGTATATGCGGAGTGATTTCCTGTGGCGCTGAATCGGCAACGGTCGTTAGTGTCGAGCCGGAGGTTAGCTCTTTGAAAGAAGCCACAATACAACTTATAAAGGGATATAAGTCTGACAAATGAGTGAGCTTTCGGATAAACTGGATATAATCGCCGAAGTAATCAGAAAAGACTTTTCAGAAAAGGATGCTGCCCGCGAGAAATCCCTGCCCCTCTGCCGCGAGGCCATCCGCTACTGCAGTAATGCCATTAGGGCTATTCACAGACAAGAATTCGACAAAGCCAAAGAAATGCTGCAAACGGCAAGAGCCCTTCTTACCGAGGCCGAAGCCGCCATCAATACCTGCAGCGAACTCAGAAACACCGGTTTTCTTCATGATGCCCAAAAAGAACTTGCCGAAGGCTATGCCACATATGCCCTTATAACCGGTCAAAGCTTACCGACCCCCGATGAAATCGGCGTGGATTATGCCGCATATCTTAACGGTCTGGGGGAAGCAATCGGAGAACTAAGGAGATATCTGCTCGACGGAATAAGAAAAGGCGACCAATCCCGCGGCGAAGAGCTTTTAGAGGCTATGGACGATATTTATAACACCCTTGTTACGATTGATTTCCCCGATGCAATTACCGCCGGTCTTCGCCGTACCACCGACAATTTTCGCGGGGTACTCGAAAAAACCCGCGGTGATTTAATTTTGATTCTTCAGCAGCAAAGCTTAGAAAATAAATTAGAAAAATATTACGAAAGGAGAATACAGCATTGAGTTTAATTTATTTCTCAATTCTGGCAGGCGTTCTTGGATTAGTTGTTGCCGGTTTGTTCGCCCGCTACGTGCTTAAACAGCCCGAAGGCGGTAAACAGGTACAAGAAATCTCGAATGCCATCAAAGAAGGCGCTCTGGCCTTCTTGGGAAGAGAATATCGCATACTGGCAATTTTTGTTGTTATCGTTGCGGTAATCTTGGGAGTTGTTCCCGCCCTCGGCTGGGGGGTTTCCTTCTCATTTATCTTTGGAGCTGTTTGTTCGGGTCTGGCCGGCTTTGTCGGTATGAGCATTGCCATTAGATCCAACTCCAGAACAGCAACAGCGGCGCAAGAGAGCCTTAATCAGGGTTTGCGTGTTTCTTTCCGCAGCGGCGCCGTGATGGGATTATCGGTAGTCGGTATCGGTATTCTCGGTTTAAGCATCCTCTATCTTATCTTCGGTAACGATCCCAATTTTATAGCTATCATCCCCGGATACGGTTTCGGAGCTTCATCGGTAGCTATCTTTGCCAGGGTCGGAGGCGGTATTTTTACTAAAGCCGCAGACACCGGAGCCGACATTGTCGGTAAAGTTGAAAAAGGCATTCCCGAAGATGACCATCGCAACGCCGCAGTTATTGCTGATTTTGTCGGCGATAACGTCGGTGATGTAGCAGGTATGGGCGCCGACCTTTTTGAATCATATGTCGATTCAATTATTGCCACTATGGCGCTCGGCATGGTTGCCGTCTTCTCCACTTCCCTTGATAAGGCCCTTGTTCCCGATATGGAATCCGCTTGGTTCTTACCGCTGATGATTGCCGCAGGCGGAATTTTAGCCTCTGTAATCGGCATCTTTGCCATCAGAGTCGGTGAAAACTTAAAGATGACGGCGCTCTTAAACGCACTGCGACGCGGCACTTTTGTTTCCGCAATACTGACTGCTGTCTTTTCCTTCTTTATTGTTTGGGGAATGGGAATTGATGTTAACATCTTTTGGGCAATTATGACCGGTCTTATTGCCGGTGTTTTAATTGGCGAAAGTACCAACTACTACACTTCCTATGTTTATAAACCCACTCTTGATGTTGCCAAAGCATCTCAAACCGGTGCCGGAACAAATATTGTCAGCGGCT is part of the Dehalococcoidales bacterium genome and harbors:
- a CDS encoding haloacid dehalogenase, whose translation is MSELSDKLDIIAEVIRKDFSEKDAAREKSLPLCREAIRYCSNAIRAIHRQEFDKAKEMLQTARALLTEAEAAINTCSELRNTGFLHDAQKELAEGYATYALITGQSLPTPDEIGVDYAAYLNGLGEAIGELRRYLLDGIRKGDQSRGEELLEAMDDIYNTLVTIDFPDAITAGLRRTTDNFRGVLEKTRGDLILILQQQSLENKLEKYYERRIQH
- a CDS encoding sodium-translocating pyrophosphatase: MSLIYFSILAGVLGLVVAGLFARYVLKQPEGGKQVQEISNAIKEGALAFLGREYRILAIFVVIVAVILGVVPALGWGVSFSFIFGAVCSGLAGFVGMSIAIRSNSRTATAAQESLNQGLRVSFRSGAVMGLSVVGIGILGLSILYLIFGNDPNFIAIIPGYGFGASSVAIFARVGGGIFTKAADTGADIVGKVEKGIPEDDHRNAAVIADFVGDNVGDVAGMGADLFESYVDSIIATMALGMVAVFSTSLDKALVPDMESAWFLPLMIAAGGILASVIGIFAIRVGENLKMTALLNALRRGTFVSAILTAVFSFFIVWGMGIDVNIFWAIMTGLIAGVLIGESTNYYTSYVYKPTLDVAKASQTGAGTNIVSGFANGLMSTFIPIFIIVIAILVAYKLGDMYGIAIAGVGMLATLGIQDATDAYGPVADNAGGIVEMSGLPEEIRNRTDALDSLGNTTAATGKGYAIGAAGLTALALLFSYTQAIG
- a CDS encoding thiamine phosphate synthase, whose product is MNSSEEFAGQTLRIIDANLNRIGESLRLLEDIARLILNDATLSRQLKEMRHDLEDVDFTFKKQLIQARQANSDVGADIKVEQQLEKRSLHTSVIANCRRIEQSLRVIEELAKTPGIELNPADFEKARFQLYTTEKTIISKLLRKDKSAKINGRVVIIDTAYVKNENLTEVAKQALNSEAKIILLSDKTTPKDKLLQEVIEIGKLCKEYNALFIIKGHIDIAIASDADGIHIGAEDIPIATARKLLPIDKIIGYTVKTSQEALFAEQEGADYIALSAIFDHDFKTDTEPARAKNLHCIKEKTGLPIVGLDNIIYDSICGVISCGAESATVVSVEPEVSSLKEATIQLIKGYKSDK